TGACTCCTGTGGATAGCATCCAGCCTTGGATTGACGAGTGCATGAATGCCCTGGAGTATGCCAACGGTCCTGTTACCTCTAAATATGGTGCGCTGCGTGCCAAGAACGGTCATCCAGAACCATACAATATCGAATATCTGGAGATTGGCAATGAGAACAACCAGCCGGATCCTGCGGCTCAGAGCGACCATTACTACGAGCGCTTCAAGAAGTTCAAGGATGCTGTATTGGCGAAATATCCTAAGATGCACCTCATCGGTAACGTAGTGGCTTGGGGCGATGACAATCCTAAGTGGGAAAGCAACGAAAGCGTAGAACTCCTCGACGAGCACTACTACAGAAACCCAGCCTGGTTTGCAGAGAACTTCAACAAGTATGATAACTACGACCGTAAGGGCAGCGAGATTTATGTAGGTGAATATGCCGTAACCCAGGGCTTCGGCAATATGGGTTCGCTCGATGCAGCTCTCGGTGAGGCTGTCTATATGATGGGCATCGAGAACAACTCTGACATCGTGACCATGGCATCCTACGCTCCTATCTTCGCCAACCTCAACAACCGTATGTGGGCACCGGATATGATTCAATATACCTCTGATAAGGTATTCGGAACTCCATCCTACTACGTTCAGAACGTAATGGCGAACAACATCGGTACCCGTGTATTGAAGGTGAACCAGGAGAATCCATACAAGTATGATCAGGCTCGTGTAAAGCCAGCCATCTGCCGTGTGGGTATGGGAACATGGGGTACTCAGGTTTCTTTCGAAGACAAGGGCTACAGCGATGAGAACGGAAAGGCACTGCCAATGACGCTTCAGGAATTGCCTACCGATATCCGCGGTCAGTGGAAGACAGAAGGCAGCATCATCAAGCAGACCAGCAACGAAGAGAGCTGCATCCGTCTGAACCCAGGCGAGATTACCAGCAATGGCTATATATATAAGGTACGCGCGAAGAAGGATGCCGGAAACGAGGGTTTCCTCATCATCTTCAACTATGTAGATAAGAACAACTACTGCTGGTTGAACCTTGGCGGCTGGAACAATACCCAACACGGCGTGGAGTCTATCGTGAATGGTGCCAAGAGCCAGATTGCTACCTGCCCAGGCAAAATTGAAACCGGCAAGTGGTACGATATCGAGCTGAAGGTAGTAGGCGACAGCATCTTCGCCAAGTTGGATGGCAAGGAGGTATTCGCTACCAAGTTGAAGGCAAACACCCTTCCTGGCATCTTCTCAACAGCAACGCTTGATGAGAAGACTGGCGAGGTAATCCTTAAGATTGCCAACACCAGTACCGAGCACACCACAGCGAAGATCAATCTTCAGGGCAAGGAAATCAAGAATGGTAAGCTCATCCGTCTTTCTGCCAAGAACGGTCTAGAGGAGAACACCATCGACAATCCTACCAACATCTATCCTGTAGAAAACTATGTAACTACAGAGAAGAATGGTGCTACGGTAGAGATTCCAGCCAGCTCTCTGAACATCATCCGTTTGAAGTAAAAAACAAGCTACATCCAGGGCATCAGCCCTGGATATACCCAATATATTGATACATTCTTTGAATAGTTGATAAGATAGTTAGTTAGAAAAGAAGAAGGCGGCAATCTGCGTGATGCAGATTGCCGTCTCGTTTTTTATCTATTGACAAAAAAAATAATAAAAGCCTATATTGGCTCAAATCTGAATATAGGTTTCTTTATCATTTCGGGTTGAAGATACATTAACATATAGATAGGGTAATAGAGAATCTTGTCTACAACCTGCACATTGCCATTAGAGAAAACTATGGCACGAGGAATAGCGTACTCCTCATTGTTCATCACATTAGAGAGTGCATTATGACGTTTATAATCCTTGCCCGACTTGATTTCTATCGGCAAGACCTTACCTCTGTCTTCTATAACAAAGTCCAGTTCCCCCTGCTTCTTATTATTGAAATAATAAAGATTATAACCGTGAGCACGTAATTCTTGCGCTGCAAAATTCTCATAAATGGCTCCATTGTTGATTTCTGTTGTACCCGTAAGTAAATCGATTGCTATATTGGCCGCATACTGGCTTGCCAACAACCCCACATCGTTCATGAACAACTTAAATAAATTGCGCTGTTCACCAAGTTTTAAAGGCAAGCGAGGTTCTTCTACATTATAAGTAGGGAGCGCCACACCAGCATCGGCTAGCCATAAGAAAGAATTTCTGTAACGCTCAAATTTTGCCTTTTCATTTAATGCCTTCAAAATAAAACGCTTGTTCTTGGCATTCAGTTCTGAAGGTATCAAGTCGAATATATCTTTGATATACAGCTTGTTCTTTGGGTCATACTTGGCTATATCCTTTCCGTAGAGGTGCATGATTTCTCGTTGTGCCTCACGCACTATCTGTAAATTATTCGTATTAATATACTTTTGGACAGCCTCAGGCATTCCTCCGACAATGAGATAAAGATGAATGAGATCATTCAGCTTATTATGCACAACCTCATCCACCACCTTGCATTGCTCATAGCACTCCTTGACATGAGCCATTACTCCAGTACTCATCCCTACAGCCTCTGCAAATTCCTCAAAATCGAGAGGAAACATCTCTTTTTCTGCCATATAACCAACAGGTACGCTACGGATGTCCTTCAACTCTACCCCTAACAACGAGCCACTCATTACATAGCGATAGCTACCCTCTTCTACTAGGAATTTGATGGCAGTAACCATCTCCGGACATTCCTGCACCTCATCAAAGAAAACAAGAGTATTGCCTGGAGTAAGTTTCTTCTCTGCCAAGGCAGAAAGGCGCAGGAGGATTTCCTTAGCATCAGAAGGAGACTTAAAAGCCTCTCTATACTTAGGATTATTGAGAAAATTGAACTCCACTACATCCGCAAAGCATTCCTTTCCAACCTTCCGGATAGCGAAGGTTTTACCTACCTGGCGAGCGCCTGAAACGAGAAGAGCTTTTTTCTCCATTTCGAAGAAATTGCGTAAATAGCTGTATATCTTTCTGTTAAGCATATCTATATTACTTTTTCTTACCATAATTTATAGGCTTTACGGAACTTTTCCAACCTATTTTAGACCAGAAAAAGGAGCTTTTCCAACCCTTTTTGGGGTATTTTCTGCCACTTTTCCAACTTCTAGCCGCTGCAAAGATACCATTTTTTTCCGAAACTCCTCTATTTAAACAAGAATATTTTCTCTATTTTCTCTTCCCCATTTCCACAACCCAATCATATACCGGTCGTATCTTGATGTCAAGACCTTTTTCAGTAACTTGACTGTACTCATGGTCTGTGAGCAGCAGGTCGGTGCATTGCGTCTTGCGATGAGCCAGAAGTAATCCTTCAATCTCCCGTTTTCAAGTCTTGGATGAAAAGATAAGAAAAAATAATGAAGAATGCCTTATTTTACATGTTTTTAACTCATCAGTTCACCTTTATTACGGGTATCACCAAGTTTCCTCAGTCTAGCATATTCAGCGGACTCAACAACCTCGACAATATAAGCATGTTCAACCTGTATTCGGCTATCTGCGGTATCAGCAAGACCGAGCTGACCACACAGATGAAACCGGATATTGAGGCTTTGGCACAGATAGACGAAAAAGGCTATATGCTGCCATATCATTCTGAGGGTAAGCGACTGGTAAAAGTGGGCATCAGCTTTGACAGCACCCAGCGAACCATCAGCGAATGGAAGATCAAGGAAGAATAAAGAAAAAATCCGAAACAGAAGCTTACCAAGTTATCTGTTTCGGATTTTTTTGATACTGATTTCATTTGGATGAGCCGAGTACTTCGAGCCTACTTGATTTGTAAAAAAAACTAAGTCATAGTTTTCTCCCCCCACAACTCATGGTTTCTTTCATCATAACTCATAGGTTTCTTCCCAGCATCTCATAGGTTTCGGCATCATAACCTATAGTTTTCAAGCCAAAAAGGGCTAAAAAAAACAAACGGACAAATTGAATTTGTCCGTATCCTTATAAATCACTCATTTTTAATAACTTACAAGCCGCCGGACAAAAGAGCCGGACAAATTCAATTTGTCCGTGTTTTTTAACAGTAAAATAATCTACCAATTTATTTTTAGAATCTTGTCAAATACCTTATGCATATATAGGAAATAGCGAAAGAAAATAGCGTTTATTTCGCTACGAAACCAATTTTTTGCCGTTCGTAGCGGAATAAACGCTATTTTAACTCAGTTTTAACATTTCAGCAGTATACTTCTTGAAAAGCTTACAAACGTAAGATTGAAGCAACATACCAAAAAGATATTTTACAAATGCTTTTTATTCCAACGTCAGCCACCCATCTTTCGTCCAGTTGATTTTCTTCTGAACCAGGATGCTGGCGCCATTCTTGGCGATACTGTAACCATGGCAGAAGAAGAAATCACCATCAGGGAAGGAGTAGGCTGAACAATGGCCCATCGCCTCATATTCCTTCTTGTCACCTTCCAGCAGCAGGGTACCACCACCCTCTCGCATATCCTTACCCGTCTTGTCCAGATAAGGACCGAAAACCTTCTTGCTTCTGCCTACGGCAACACGATAAGTACTCTTCATCCCCTGGCAGCAGTAATCCCAACTGACGAAGAGATAGTAATAATCACCATGCTTCATGATGAAAGGAGCCTCGATGGCATTGGTGCCGGCAAACTTGGAGGTAGGATTCGGTTCTGCAGAAGTATCGCCCACGGCATGACGACGGGCGATGGTCTGAGGCTTGGCGCCATTCTTGACATGCATCGTCTTCTTATCCAGCTTGATCATCTGGATACCATCCCAGAAAGAGCCCCAGGTAAGCCAAGGGGTTCCCTTCTCATCAACAATGAAATTCGGATCGATGGCATTCCAGTTGTCTCTATCACCCTTAGAGGCGACGAGGCAGCCCTCATCCTTCCATCCATCCTTATCAGATAAGGAAGTATTGCTCAGCAAGCCGATGGCAGAAGTATTCTTGCCAAAGGTAGAACAGGAATAAGCCAGATACCACTTGTTCTTGAAGCGGATAACATCCGGAGCCCAGATATGCGTGGTAAAACCCGGTACACTATCATGCGTCCATGCCGGAATCTCGCTGTTCTTGAGCACGCCCTGAGGAACGATGGTCCAATGCTTGCGGTCGGTGGAAGTCATCTGCGTGATGCCATGACCTGTGCAGTAGAGATAGTACTTGCCATTCTCATACGCCATTACGGGGTCGTGGACAAAAGGAGTATCTACCACGATCGGTTCCTGCGGAGCATTCTGTGCCATCACCTGGCAACCTCCTTTAACAACAGGAGCAGCAATCATCATTGCTGCTCCCAATAGTATTTTAGAAATATGCATCTTCATATAATTACACCTTATTATATATATAAGAGAATTACTTGTTCACAAATTTCTTTCCGTTCACAATCACTACACCCTTGTAGCTCTTGTCTACCTGCTGACCGGAGAGGTTGAACCACTTGCCATCATTCTTCTTCTGGATGATGATAGGGTTCGAGATGCCTGTAGAAAGGCTTGAGCCGTCGATGTAAGACTTCTCGTTCACGAAGAAGAGAACAATCTTAGATGGCTTAGCCGTCAATGTGGTGGTATAGGTATAATGATATACCTTGTTGGTTGTAGTCGTGATGGTAGATTCCATCTTGAATACGCCTGCAGCAGTCAAGCTAACTGTCATATCAACCAAAGAGCCATTCATATCCTTTATGAATACATTCATTTCGTCGCTCGTATCAAAATCGTGGGTGAATCCGGAAGCATTATAGCTTCCACCCCATCCGAAGAAATCATTTCTGATAACGAAGTACTCCTTATCTGCTCCATAGCCAGCATCTTCGCGCTTTATCTGGGTAGCCGCCAAGCACCAGTTGTTCCATGCCGCAGACATATCACTATAGTTATAGAACTTGAACTGCATCTTCTTGCCTGCCTGCAACTCGTAGTAAGGAGAGAAGTTGAGCCACCATCCTGAAGTAGTATTCTTTACAGAAGATTCCGGATAGTAAACCGGAGTCGTTTCCTCAGCCTCAGCATCGATGTTCAGGGTATAATCCTTAGTATATTCATAACCATCCTTGCTAATAGTCATGGTCAGAGTAACCTTACCCTTGCCTTTTACTACGCCCTCATCGGTCAGAATAGAAGGATTACTTGACTTCCATGAAATGGTAGCACCGAGATGCCCCTCTGTTGGGAGTTTTGGCATAGAATTCAAAGTAGCACCATCTGCGAAAAGAACGCTGGTCTTATCCAATGTATATTTGATAGCCGCCTTGGCATCAGCCTTGCTTCCCCAGATACTCAAACCGCGAGTCTGCAAACTGGCACCACCCGATGTAGCCAAACCGTCAGAAGAACTGAGAGCTGTAAAGCAAAGAGCCTTGATATTGGTATAATCGATGGTCTGCTCAGTAAGCACACCCTTAAACTTCACCTCTGCATTGGCTGTAGCAACACCCTTCAAGGTAAGATTGATGTAGCTTGTTCCGCTCACCAGTTCCCATTTACCGGTATACTCACCCGAGATAGAACCATCTGCATTGAGATGGATGGTAACAGGCTTCTCATAATCCATTGCCGCCGTATTCTGACGGTAAGGATGAGCTATGATCTGATAATCACCCTCTACCTTTGTTGCATCATAGAGCTGCTGGGTAGCAATATCCTTATCGGTATAAGTCTCGCCGCTAAACTCGTAAGGTGCAGCAACCAACCAGCCGTCCTGGTTTACGAAGAGCTGATGCACGCGAACCTCATGCCCCTCTGTGCCATTATTGAAACGGGTATGGTAAACGATGAGTGCTCGTCCCTTATGGTCTACAATGGCTGAATTATGTCCCTGAGCCAGTTCAGCATTAGGCATGGTTTCCCACTGGTAGTTACCGAAGAGTTTCACACCCTCGTCGCGCTTGGCATCACCACCGAAGTTGAGGATATACTTGCCATACATGGCATCAATGCCCGTAGAGGTCAGACAGTCCTTATAAGGTCCGTCAGGTTTCTCAGAGCGGAAAACACGAATCTGATAGCCACCGGCAGCCGTCAAACCGCCATAACTCATAAAGAGATAATAGTACTTACCTACCTTCTGGATATAGCTTGCCTCGCCGGAAACATAATATCCACCGGCAATCTTCTTACCGAAGTAAGGGTCAGAAGTGCAAGCCTGATTGTAGGAGCCAGGAGTTGCATCCTTGCCGTTAATCTGATAAGGGAAAGTATAAGTATAATCGCGAAGGCCATTCTCCTTATCTAATCTAATCATATAGATACCACCCGACCAGGAGCCATAGCTCATCCAGAGATTATCGTCATCATCATAGAACACGCATGGGTCGATGCAGTTTGGCCAGTATTCTCCCCAGTGAGCACCATAAGCATCGCCTGGAGTAGCATAGCGGGCAGGAAGCGAAGTGCATCCTGTAGCAATCGCCAAATCGGTATTCTTCCAATCATCAGCTGTAGCATAGCCATTATGACCGAACTTACCAGAAAAACCGCCACAGATAACAGGCCCTTGATATATCCATGGACCTTCCAAATCATCGGAAGTAAAACATACGATAGTAGAGCACCAATAATCACCATTCAGACTCATGTACATACACCATTTCTTCATGGTCTTGTTGTAGATGACATCAGGAGCCCACTGCATTCCGGCTACGGTATTGGCTGTGTTAGTCCAGTTGCCATTCACGTTGATAGGTCCTTTATACTGCCATCCATGAGCATCGAAGTTACCGAAAGCAACCTCCTCGCCCTTATAGTTCTTCACCTTTTTGATGACGTGAGTGGTGTAAGCATCTTTAAAATTAATCAGTTTTCCATCCACATCAGCAAAAAGACTGTTGCTGGTTCCGGTATTCTCCTCACCCGTTTTGAAGGTGTTCCATATCTGATAGTTGCCCGTAGCATAAGTCTTGGCTCTGCCGAGATGCGAACCATAGATATAATATTTAGGATTGGTCGTGGAGCCCGTTACATCCATCACGATAGAAGGGTCATGCACCGCGATGCGCCCTGTTATCGTTTGGGTAGCGTATGCATTAGCCAGATCATTATCGCCGACAGGCGTCTGAGCCATAACTCCGTTCATCGCCATCAGACTCATGATAGAAAATAATAACTTCTTCATACGATTTCAAGTTTAAGATATGATTTTTTAAAACCAAGGAAGGTCTATGGTGTTTTCGCCATAGACCTCACCTAAAATATATAATGTATATTGACAAAGATTACTTACCGGTTGTTTCACCCTCAGTAGTCTCGCCACCTTCAGTGGTGTCGTCCTTCTTAGGAGCATCAGAGAGTTCCCAACCTGCATTCTGTCCTAAGTTAGGATTCTTCTTGTAAGTGTCATCAGGCACTGGGAAGTAATAATTCTTAGGAATAGAGAACGCACGAGTAGGATGGGTATTATCGTTGCGATAAGTATATACCTGGCTCTCATTAGGAGTTACAACAACGCTATAGATGTTGTAAACCTGCTTGTAGCGTGGCTCACTCTTCTCTGTAGCAGCACTCTTGCCATCAAACAATTTCCAGCGGCGCTCATCGAAGAAACGGTGATCCTCGAAAGCCAACTCGATGCGGCGCTCATTGCGGATACGCTCACGAAGCTGCTCCTTGGTCATACCCTTGTAAGCAGGCATACCCACACGGGCACGAACCTGGTTCACATAGTCGTAGGCAGCATCAGGACCCTTTGCCTCGTTCAATGCCTCTGCTGCATTAAGCAGAATCTCCGCATAGCGGAAGATAGGGCAAGCGGTAACGAATGTGGTAGGGTTCTTGAAGCTCATATTGTGAACGAACTTCTTAGAGTAGTAACCGGTAGTGGTACCACCATGAAGATCCTGGTAGTCTTTGCCACCTACAGATACATCCACGGCACGCTCCTCGTCCTGACTCTTGTCACCCCAGATACTTCCCTGGTGGAAGATGGTCTGCTCCAGACGTGGGTCACGGTTCTTGTATGGATCCTGGTCGTTGTAAGAAGGATCCTGGTCGATAGGAAGACCATTGATGGTCTCGTAAGAATCAACCAGATTCTGTGTAGGGTTTACACGACCGGTAGAGTTCACGTTACCAGAAAAACCACAAGGAGTATTGAACATCTCAATCTCACGGGTATTCCACTCACTACGGCTGAGGATGTACTCAGGATTCAGGTGAGGGGTACTGGTGAAGCACTCATAATAGTTCTTGTTAGGATTGTTATCGTCTGTTGTGTAAAGACGGTAAGGGTTGGCAGAACTCTTGTTGGCATTGATGAAAGCGAGGGCTGCATCAGCAGCTTCCTGCCACCAGGTAACATCATTTGTAGGATTGTTCAGTGCAGAAGCACGATAGAGCAATGCTCTTGACTTCAATGCATAGACAGCAGCACCATTGATACGTCCCCAGTTCTCATTTTCATTGCTGTAACGGAATGGGAGTGCACCACTCTTGATGATGGCATCGCATTCATCAGCTACCCATTTCAATGCTTCAGGAGCTGGAGTACGGGTGATAGAAGCAGCCTCTGCATTATCCAACACATGATCCTCGATAGGCACTGCACCGAAATAGCCAATCATATCGAAATGAAGGATGGCACGAATGAAACGCGCCTCTGCCTTGTAACGATCGCAGAGTTTGTTGTCGTCACCGCTCTTCTCTGCATTTCCGATGACACTCTCACGTGCCTTTGAAATGAAGTCGTTGCAGACACGGATGCCCTTCAGATCGTTGCTCCAATAATTCTCAGCAAACCAGTGGTTCTTGGCATCATATGAATCGTTCAACACACTGTGATAGTAATGCACATTCCAGTAAGAGATGGCATTATCGGTCATACAGTCACGAGAAGCAGCACGGAACTGACCATCGGTATATCCCGCAAAGGCATCAGGCAAATAGGTATAGGCATTTGCCAAGACACCACGGGTACGGTCGTAGTTGCTGTAGATGTTCTCGTCAGTATAAGTCAAGTCGACTTCCTTATCGAGGATGTCGCTGCAGGAGGTCATACCTCCTACAGCCAGCATCGCCAATGATATATTAACTAATATCTTTTTCATATTCGTTTTTGATAAAATTGATTAGAAACCAATGTTAATACCAAATGTAAATGACTTTGTCTTTGGATACCACCAGCAGTAGCTCAATGGCTTCTCTGGGTCTACATCATCTGGCAGACTGCTGAAGGTGGCAATATTGTAAGCGCTGAAGTAAACGCGGCACTTAGTCATCCACAACTTAGAAATCAACTTAGATGGCAAAGAGTAACCTACCTCAATATTACGGATAGACCAGAAGTTACCATTACGTACCCAGATGTTGTTCTGGTAAGAACCTGTAGCACGGTCGGAATCAACTGCATCAAATCCATTATATACAGGACGTGGATAAGTAGCATTCACGTTGCGAGGATCAGAAGGATCATCAGTATAGTAACCCCAAGTCTTTGTTACCTCATGGGTACCCATGTTACTCCAACCACTGTAGCTGATAGCTGGTGAAAGGAATACTGAGCGACGGAGATAAGCATTCACAATCATGCGGGCATCGAAGCCCTTGTACTCGAAACCGAAGTTGAAGGTTGGAATCATCTCAGGAATGATGGTGTATGAATCTGGTACCATATCCTTTGAGTCGATCACGCGGTCACCATTGATATCCTTGAACACCGCTGTACCCAACTGCTGTGCTCCATTAGAGAAGCTGTTGTATGGATACTTTTCCGGATGAGCCTTAGCATCCTCTGCTGATGTAGCAATCAGGTTAGGATCTGAAGCCCACTGGTCGAACTTATAGATGTTCCATCCACCCACACGGTTGGTACCAGTCTGAGCCTGCTCATAGAGTTCGGCTACCGAAGTATTGTCATAGATTCTATGACCTGCCTTGCGCTGCCACTCTACATCTGGTGCAGTTTCATCGATATCGGTAATCTTGTTGGTATTGAAGGTAAGCTGACCCTCGATAAAGTACTTAAAGTCCTTGCCGATATTGCCACGATGACCGAGAACGAGTTCGTAACCGTGGCTTTCAACCTTACCGTATGAATCCTGTGCTACAGGCACACCAAGTATGGTTTCTGGCACGGTTGAACGGGATACCAGGATGTTAGAACGCCACTCCTTGAAGATATCGAAGCTACCATAGAGTTTGCTGTTCCAGAGGTTCCAGTCAATACCGAGGTTTACCATCTTGGAGATTTCCCACTTACTGTTGGCATTACCGGTCTTGCTCTCAGCATAGCCATTCACAAAAGTTCCATTATAACCGAAACCATAACCGGTAGCTGTACCATAGATACTCTGATATGGGTAACGGCCTGCACCAGTAGATGACTGACCAGCCTCACCATAAGAAGCACGGAGCTTGAGAAGATTGACAAAGCCAAGTTTCTTCATCCAGGATTCCTCAGAGAGTACCCATCCAGCAGATGCACCCCAGAAAGTTCCCCAACGGTCGTCTGGTGAGAAGTTATCACATCCCATACGAGAGAGGTTGACTGAGGCGATATACTTGTTAGCATAGTCGTATGTTCCCTGGAAGTTGTATGCCAGATATCGGTTTGAAGATGCACTCTGCTGGGTTGAGTAATCTGAACCTGCTTCCTCATTACGGTAGTAACGGGCAAAGGCACGGGCATCTACATTGTGCTTACCGAAACTGTTCTTGTAACTTACACCACCAAACAAATTCAGGTTGTAGTAGTAACCACGCTGATTAGCTGATGGGTTGCTCAAAGCTGCCTTGGTTGTATATTTGGTATACTTGAACTGGCTGACATCGGTAACCGCCAGGTTATCGTAGTCGTAGTTCCATGAATCCATCTGAGCAGTCTGTGTTGACTCGAAAGTCTCGTATGCATCGAAGCTGACAGTACCGAACAAGCCTAAGCCCTTCAATACAGGACTCAAATCGTACTTGGCATTCAAGGTAGAATACAAGTTACGGCGGCGGTTCTTCTCCAAACCGGAACCACCCAGGTAACGTACTGGGTTGTTGGCTGTAGATGAAGAATAGATACTTCCGTCAGGGTTATGGGTAGGAGCCATAGGGTTTGCCTCGATTACACCGAAGGTAACGAGGTTGAACACGCCCTCAGTAGGCTGAGAGATGTTATCTATACGTCCACCCAAGTCGAGAGATACATTCAGATACTTGGATACATCGATATCGATGTTGGAACGGAGATTCCAGCGGTTCAGTACGTGCTGAGTGCTGTAACCATCATTCATTTCTGTACCCTCGGTATTCCACATACCCTCCTGGCGCAGATAAGAGAAGCTTACATAGTAGCGGGCACGCTGGTTACCGCCACTAATCTGCAGGTTGGTGCGATACTGCGGTGCAGCTTCACGATACAACTGGTCTGCCCAAGATGTATTGAAGTACTGATACTTGCGGATATCATCGTCAGCAAACTTTCCACCGTTGCATACATACTTGTAGTTGTCGAGCTGATCCTGGGTGTACATCGGATCCATACCGCTCAGATAGCGTACCTGGTTACGGGTCATCGCCATGTTGTAAGAGTTCTGAACCTCCATCTTGTTGGCGAGGGTCTGGAAACCGACTTCCTGAGTGAAATCAATCTTAGTCTTACCGGCATTACCGCGCTTGGTAGTAACCATAATCACACCATTGGCACCACGCATACCATAGATAGAAGAAGCGGCAGCATCCTTCAGTACGGTGATGCTCTCGATAGGATAAGCATCGAGGAAGGAGAGG
This is a stretch of genomic DNA from Segatella hominis. It encodes these proteins:
- a CDS encoding ATP-binding protein, which gives rise to MVRKSNIDMLNRKIYSYLRNFFEMEKKALLVSGARQVGKTFAIRKVGKECFADVVEFNFLNNPKYREAFKSPSDAKEILLRLSALAEKKLTPGNTLVFFDEVQECPEMVTAIKFLVEEGSYRYVMSGSLLGVELKDIRSVPVGYMAEKEMFPLDFEEFAEAVGMSTGVMAHVKECYEQCKVVDEVVHNKLNDLIHLYLIVGGMPEAVQKYINTNNLQIVREAQREIMHLYGKDIAKYDPKNKLYIKDIFDLIPSELNAKNKRFILKALNEKAKFERYRNSFLWLADAGVALPTYNVEEPRLPLKLGEQRNLFKLFMNDVGLLASQYAANIAIDLLTGTTEINNGAIYENFAAQELRAHGYNLYYFNNKKQGELDFVIEDRGKVLPIEIKSGKDYKRHNALSNVMNNEEYAIPRAIVFSNGNVQVVDKILYYPIYMLMYLQPEMIKKPIFRFEPI
- a CDS encoding glycoside hydrolase family 43 protein — translated: MKKLLFSIMSLMAMNGVMAQTPVGDNDLANAYATQTITGRIAVHDPSIVMDVTGSTTNPKYYIYGSHLGRAKTYATGNYQIWNTFKTGEENTGTSNSLFADVDGKLINFKDAYTTHVIKKVKNYKGEEVAFGNFDAHGWQYKGPINVNGNWTNTANTVAGMQWAPDVIYNKTMKKWCMYMSLNGDYWCSTIVCFTSDDLEGPWIYQGPVICGGFSGKFGHNGYATADDWKNTDLAIATGCTSLPARYATPGDAYGAHWGEYWPNCIDPCVFYDDDDNLWMSYGSWSGGIYMIRLDKENGLRDYTYTFPYQINGKDATPGSYNQACTSDPYFGKKIAGGYYVSGEASYIQKVGKYYYLFMSYGGLTAAGGYQIRVFRSEKPDGPYKDCLTSTGIDAMYGKYILNFGGDAKRDEGVKLFGNYQWETMPNAELAQGHNSAIVDHKGRALIVYHTRFNNGTEGHEVRVHQLFVNQDGWLVAAPYEFSGETYTDKDIATQQLYDATKVEGDYQIIAHPYRQNTAAMDYEKPVTIHLNADGSISGEYTGKWELVSGTSYINLTLKGVATANAEVKFKGVLTEQTIDYTNIKALCFTALSSSDGLATSGGASLQTRGLSIWGSKADAKAAIKYTLDKTSVLFADGATLNSMPKLPTEGHLGATISWKSSNPSILTDEGVVKGKGKVTLTMTISKDGYEYTKDYTLNIDAEAEETTPVYYPESSVKNTTSGWWLNFSPYYELQAGKKMQFKFYNYSDMSAAWNNWCLAATQIKREDAGYGADKEYFVIRNDFFGWGGSYNASGFTHDFDTSDEMNVFIKDMNGSLVDMTVSLTAAGVFKMESTITTTTNKVYHYTYTTTLTAKPSKIVLFFVNEKSYIDGSSLSTGISNPIIIQKKNDGKWFNLSGQQVDKSYKGVVIVNGKKFVNK
- a CDS encoding family 43 glycosylhydrolase is translated as MAQNAPQEPIVVDTPFVHDPVMAYENGKYYLYCTGHGITQMTSTDRKHWTIVPQGVLKNSEIPAWTHDSVPGFTTHIWAPDVIRFKNKWYLAYSCSTFGKNTSAIGLLSNTSLSDKDGWKDEGCLVASKGDRDNWNAIDPNFIVDEKGTPWLTWGSFWDGIQMIKLDKKTMHVKNGAKPQTIARRHAVGDTSAEPNPTSKFAGTNAIEAPFIMKHGDYYYLFVSWDYCCQGMKSTYRVAVGRSKKVFGPYLDKTGKDMREGGGTLLLEGDKKEYEAMGHCSAYSFPDGDFFFCHGYSIAKNGASILVQKKINWTKDGWLTLE
- a CDS encoding alpha-L-arabinofuranosidase C-terminal domain-containing protein; translation: MNKKQILLSALLASTMAANAQVTINVDASNPGIKVSPNLYGIFFEDINHAADGGLYAELISNRSFEDSEKDIPTWKTAVQEGAKINAQLINKGLLNKAQGKALQLTIAAKPAATASIINEGFWGINAVQGRTYKLSFWAKGSYKGGLKARLTNDKGDKVYAETALNAKVGKKWTKYTAELTANGNDAKALFELVADGKGTIVLDVVSLFPPTFKNRENGLRPDLAQLLYNIHPKFVRFPGGCYVEGQESPENAFHWEKTIGPIEERPGHKNVNWRYRTSDGMGFDEYLQLAEDLNAKPLYVVNVGLWHGGMTPVDSIQPWIDECMNALEYANGPVTSKYGALRAKNGHPEPYNIEYLEIGNENNQPDPAAQSDHYYERFKKFKDAVLAKYPKMHLIGNVVAWGDDNPKWESNESVELLDEHYYRNPAWFAENFNKYDNYDRKGSEIYVGEYAVTQGFGNMGSLDAALGEAVYMMGIENNSDIVTMASYAPIFANLNNRMWAPDMIQYTSDKVFGTPSYYVQNVMANNIGTRVLKVNQENPYKYDQARVKPAICRVGMGTWGTQVSFEDKGYSDENGKALPMTLQELPTDIRGQWKTEGSIIKQTSNEESCIRLNPGEITSNGYIYKVRAKKDAGNEGFLIIFNYVDKNNYCWLNLGGWNNTQHGVESIVNGAKSQIATCPGKIETGKWYDIELKVVGDSIFAKLDGKEVFATKLKANTLPGIFSTATLDEKTGEVILKIANTSTEHTTAKINLQGKEIKNGKLIRLSAKNGLEENTIDNPTNIYPVENYVTTEKNGATVEIPASSLNIIRLK